One window of Rhodopirellula bahusiensis genomic DNA carries:
- a CDS encoding Gfo/Idh/MocA family protein: MTSKTNRRRFIGQSAALTAGVGYFAGTSVAQEESTSALNSLSAACIGVGGKGGSDTSHIANQGVNIAALCDVDRDTLAKKGREFADAEQFDDFREMLDKMGDKVDIVTCSTPDHTHAAACVKAMNMGKHIYCQKPMTWSIREARLMRETAEKTGVITQMGNQGTSEDGLREAVEVIQSGAIGDVSEIHIFSNRPVWPQGGGRPAGEDPVPDSLNWDAWIGPAPMRPFVKGAYHSFNWRGWVDFGTGALGDMACHTTNMPVKALHLWDPVAVTAVKNPGIVEGEQYPGSSSLMFEFPEREGADGKTLPPCKFYWYDGGNLPPENIISQLPASFQKRVQAQRDGGRKQSGAVIVGSKGLVFSPDDYGAKYYLLPESKYVDFKKPEPWLPRIPFKASGDERHKWEFVSTIKGEYEPGTMSNFGYAGRLTETILVGNLAMRAGEGQRIEWNAKDLTSPNVEAVNQFVQREYRDGWELG; the protein is encoded by the coding sequence ATGACCTCGAAAACAAACCGCCGTCGTTTCATTGGCCAATCGGCCGCATTGACCGCGGGCGTCGGCTACTTCGCCGGCACCAGCGTTGCTCAAGAAGAGTCGACCTCCGCCCTGAACTCATTGTCGGCAGCCTGCATTGGCGTCGGCGGCAAAGGTGGTAGCGATACCAGCCACATCGCCAATCAAGGCGTGAACATCGCTGCATTGTGCGATGTCGATCGCGACACGCTGGCTAAGAAAGGTCGCGAGTTCGCTGACGCAGAACAGTTCGATGACTTCCGCGAAATGCTGGACAAGATGGGCGACAAGGTCGACATCGTGACCTGCAGCACGCCTGACCACACGCACGCGGCGGCATGTGTCAAAGCGATGAACATGGGCAAGCACATCTACTGCCAAAAACCCATGACTTGGTCGATTCGCGAAGCTCGCTTGATGCGAGAAACCGCTGAGAAGACCGGCGTGATCACGCAAATGGGCAACCAAGGCACCAGCGAAGATGGTCTTCGCGAAGCTGTGGAAGTCATTCAAAGCGGCGCGATCGGCGACGTCAGCGAGATCCACATCTTCAGTAACCGTCCCGTGTGGCCACAAGGCGGCGGACGTCCTGCCGGCGAAGACCCCGTGCCGGATTCGCTCAACTGGGACGCCTGGATCGGCCCAGCCCCGATGCGTCCGTTCGTCAAAGGCGCTTATCACTCGTTCAACTGGCGTGGTTGGGTCGACTTCGGCACCGGTGCTCTCGGTGACATGGCCTGTCACACCACCAACATGCCCGTTAAAGCTCTCCACCTCTGGGATCCAGTCGCGGTCACCGCGGTGAAGAACCCTGGCATCGTCGAAGGCGAACAGTATCCCGGCAGCAGCTCGCTGATGTTCGAATTCCCAGAACGCGAAGGTGCCGATGGCAAGACGTTGCCACCTTGTAAGTTCTACTGGTACGACGGCGGCAACCTGCCACCAGAGAACATCATTTCGCAATTGCCTGCTTCGTTCCAAAAACGCGTTCAAGCTCAACGCGATGGCGGACGGAAACAATCCGGTGCGGTCATCGTCGGCAGCAAAGGCCTCGTGTTCTCACCCGACGACTACGGAGCGAAGTACTACCTGCTTCCAGAAAGCAAGTACGTCGACTTCAAGAAGCCGGAACCTTGGTTGCCTCGCATCCCATTCAAAGCAAGTGGCGACGAGCGTCACAAATGGGAATTCGTCAGCACGATCAAGGGCGAGTACGAACCCGGCACAATGTCGAACTTCGGCTACGCTGGCCGCCTGACCGAAACCATCTTGGTCGGCAACTTGGCCATGCGTGCGGGCGAAGGCCAACGCATCGAATGGAACGCGAAAGACTTGACCAGCCCCAACGTGGAAGCGGTCAATCAATTCGTTCAGCGAGAATATCGCGATGGTTGGGAACTGGGCTGA
- a CDS encoding histidine phosphatase family protein: MISLWPKAASKLVLIRPGATTFDEQGRMKGNLDMPLCERGRLQAEALASELAGIRLNAIYCAPCQSAVETATCIAKGRDLRPKVIDEFRNVDHGLWHGKLIEEIRRNQPRLYRELCDTPESTCPPGGEPMLEAAHRVGKAVRRILKRNRNHVVAFVIPDPLASLVASQLKDEALPQIWKVETDAGNWQLIETS; this comes from the coding sequence ATGATCTCACTTTGGCCCAAAGCAGCATCCAAGCTGGTTTTAATTCGTCCCGGCGCGACCACCTTTGATGAACAAGGTCGCATGAAGGGCAATCTGGACATGCCCCTGTGCGAACGCGGTCGATTGCAAGCGGAAGCCCTGGCCAGTGAATTGGCGGGCATTCGTTTGAACGCGATCTACTGTGCACCTTGCCAATCCGCAGTCGAAACAGCGACTTGCATCGCCAAGGGTCGCGACTTGCGACCAAAGGTGATCGACGAGTTCCGCAACGTCGACCATGGTTTGTGGCACGGCAAACTGATCGAAGAAATTCGCCGCAATCAACCGCGACTGTATCGCGAATTGTGCGACACACCCGAGTCGACCTGTCCTCCCGGCGGCGAACCAATGCTCGAAGCAGCCCACCGAGTTGGCAAAGCCGTGCGTCGCATCTTGAAACGCAATCGCAACCATGTCGTCGCCTTCGTGATCCCTGATCCATTGGCGTCGCTGGTCGCTAGCCAGCTGAAGGACGAAGCATTGCCTCAGATCTGGAAAGTCGAAACCGACGCTGGAAACTGGCAGTTGATCGAGACGTCCTGA
- the rpe gene encoding ribulose-phosphate 3-epimerase — protein MSRAKLDSIRAAGPAILPSLLQCDFGDLRTEVEKLTAAGTRVLHLDVMDGHFVPNLTYGMPIVEGLRRHTDLPLDVHLMISDPIAYAQPMVDAGADLLTFHVEAVEDCVETAGKIRDMGVGVGVAINPDTDFAKLDCCLDSVDMVLVMSVNAGFGGQKFNPVSLDRLRSLKERKPDLLLEIDGGIKAETIGDARAAGCDLFVVGSAIFGQHDYETAINELTQAMHGSPPQSGVQS, from the coding sequence ATGAGCCGAGCGAAGCTCGATTCCATCCGTGCCGCTGGGCCGGCAATTTTGCCGAGCCTTTTGCAATGCGATTTTGGTGACTTGCGCACCGAGGTCGAGAAGCTGACCGCTGCGGGAACGCGCGTGTTGCACTTGGATGTCATGGACGGCCACTTTGTGCCCAACCTGACCTACGGCATGCCCATTGTCGAAGGCCTGCGTCGTCACACGGACTTGCCGCTGGATGTTCACTTGATGATCAGCGACCCGATTGCCTATGCGCAACCGATGGTCGATGCCGGCGCGGACCTGCTGACGTTCCACGTCGAAGCCGTTGAAGACTGCGTCGAAACAGCCGGCAAAATTCGAGACATGGGCGTCGGCGTTGGTGTCGCAATCAATCCCGACACGGACTTCGCCAAGCTGGATTGCTGCCTCGATTCAGTCGACATGGTGCTGGTTATGAGCGTCAACGCTGGGTTCGGCGGTCAGAAATTCAATCCGGTTTCGCTGGATCGTCTGCGAAGCCTCAAAGAACGCAAGCCAGACCTGCTGCTGGAAATTGATGGCGGCATCAAAGCTGAAACAATCGGCGACGCTCGTGCGGCCGGTTGCGATCTGTTCGTCGTCGGCTCCGCGATTTTTGGACAGCACGACTATGAAACAGCGATCAACGAACTGACCCAAGCCATGCATGGCTCGCCTCCTCAATCAGGAGTCCAGTCATGA
- a CDS encoding type II secretion system protein GspD has protein sequence MTAPTKVSAKETLLSTLESQWRHKVTRPLVSLSIASLLSTAVAVPNASAQFSLPPADSSAKAAATSKETPASLPLAIRRTETLRLVAAGRAALDKGDVKNAYLSANQAQSFGLKEHEFQPGDARPWQLLLDTQAAARRTGLDLNALAKEAANPIMQTSGQATAGAPFMVQQAGGASSAPGGISQVQAAMPLGNSDGDRLFREGMDLLSQGKKTEARQAFVKAWTFESELDTQTRRALQDKLTLLQPSRLPSPTAGQPLSAMDKAELEAQQQTRRLYREITTELSKANEKRTTAPMDAVDDLERLRRRVDGASIDEASKASLAAMVDRALSDQRTYVEQHRAEIQLDLANEAVRSEMATDAAKEVRIDDEISSLVETFNDLMDDRRFNEAEVIAKQVGELKPGSPIAQSMFHSSRMGVRIQMDEEIKAGSEDGFVREMLAIGQAAVPGDPDRPFAFPEIRSWEELSRRRLQGNAETSLTPREQEIKRKLATEVEVKYRDRPLGEVLDDLSNMTGVPIVIDNRALAAIRLNRETPVSQNISTRISLESALNIILGDLDLTHVIDNEVLNVTSKDARRSMVIPHTYRVADLVTPIPNFVAGYDDGLRGALRNAYQMINPHTDVQVVPVSASGLGAFAGNNSTGSMSPNMLGQYNTGGSYGSAGGLGSPSGMGGLGGQSMADFSQLMQLIQTTIEPESWEALGGVGTMAPYPQNLSLVVSTTSDVHDQIVDLLESLRRLQNLQITIEVRFITLSDTFFEQIGIDFDLQFDDNAPGLPGDDSGPEITIGLDADGTPTADLDIRFDNNSSGVTPPFGADPGAISTLGFAILSDIEAYFFLQAAQGDSRTNVMQAPKVTLFDGQIASIQDQTSRPFVTSIVPVVGDFAVAQQPVIVVLDEGTRLNVQGVVSEDKRFVRLTLIPTFSQIGEVNEFTFQGNSTTRNTSNRNVDTNGDGVIDEEDEQEEESVTQGTTVQQPTFAITTVNTTVSVPDGGTILLGGIKRMSEGRNERGVPFLSKIPYVSRLFRNTAVGRQSSSLMMMVTPRIIIQEEEEIAQTGFDPGR, from the coding sequence ATGACCGCGCCGACCAAAGTTTCCGCCAAGGAGACATTGTTGTCGACGCTGGAATCTCAATGGCGACACAAGGTCACCCGGCCGCTCGTGTCATTGTCCATTGCTTCGTTGCTGTCGACCGCGGTCGCAGTCCCGAACGCATCGGCCCAGTTCTCATTGCCTCCCGCCGACTCGTCCGCGAAAGCTGCTGCGACTTCGAAAGAAACGCCTGCTTCGTTGCCGTTGGCTATCCGTCGCACGGAAACGTTGCGATTGGTTGCCGCCGGTCGAGCCGCGCTGGACAAAGGCGATGTAAAGAATGCTTATTTGTCGGCCAACCAGGCCCAATCCTTCGGATTGAAAGAGCATGAATTCCAACCCGGCGACGCTCGTCCGTGGCAATTGCTTCTTGATACTCAAGCCGCCGCTCGCCGGACCGGTTTGGATCTGAACGCTTTGGCCAAGGAAGCCGCCAACCCGATCATGCAAACCAGTGGTCAAGCCACTGCCGGAGCACCTTTCATGGTGCAACAAGCCGGTGGTGCTAGCTCGGCTCCCGGTGGCATCTCGCAAGTTCAAGCAGCAATGCCGCTTGGGAATTCCGATGGCGACCGTCTGTTCCGTGAAGGAATGGACCTGCTGTCGCAAGGCAAGAAAACAGAAGCACGCCAAGCGTTCGTCAAAGCATGGACGTTTGAGTCCGAGCTCGACACGCAAACTCGTCGTGCACTGCAAGACAAGTTGACGTTGTTGCAACCGTCTCGCTTGCCTTCGCCAACCGCTGGCCAACCTTTGTCCGCGATGGACAAAGCGGAACTCGAAGCCCAACAGCAAACCCGTCGACTGTATCGCGAGATCACGACGGAATTGTCGAAGGCCAACGAGAAACGCACCACCGCACCAATGGATGCCGTCGACGACCTCGAACGTCTTCGTCGTCGCGTGGATGGTGCCAGCATTGATGAAGCATCCAAGGCATCGCTGGCGGCCATGGTCGACCGTGCGTTGTCGGATCAACGAACTTATGTCGAACAGCATCGCGCCGAGATCCAACTGGACCTCGCCAACGAAGCGGTTCGTTCCGAAATGGCAACCGACGCAGCGAAAGAAGTTCGCATCGACGATGAAATTTCATCGCTGGTCGAGACCTTCAACGACTTGATGGACGATCGTCGCTTCAACGAAGCCGAAGTGATTGCCAAGCAAGTGGGTGAGCTGAAACCTGGTTCGCCCATCGCTCAAAGCATGTTCCACAGCAGCCGCATGGGCGTCCGCATCCAAATGGATGAGGAAATCAAAGCGGGTTCTGAAGACGGCTTTGTTCGTGAAATGCTGGCCATCGGTCAAGCAGCTGTGCCTGGCGATCCTGACCGCCCGTTTGCCTTCCCCGAAATTCGTTCCTGGGAAGAACTCTCGCGGAGACGTTTGCAAGGCAACGCTGAAACCAGCCTCACCCCTCGCGAACAAGAGATCAAACGCAAACTCGCGACGGAAGTCGAAGTCAAATACCGTGACCGCCCACTCGGCGAAGTCCTGGATGACTTGTCAAACATGACCGGCGTGCCGATCGTGATCGACAACCGAGCCTTGGCCGCGATTCGTTTGAACCGCGAGACCCCGGTTTCGCAGAATATCTCCACGCGAATCTCGCTTGAGAGTGCTCTGAACATTATCTTGGGCGATCTCGACCTGACTCACGTCATCGACAATGAAGTGTTGAACGTGACCAGCAAAGACGCTCGTCGATCGATGGTCATTCCTCACACCTATCGAGTCGCTGACCTCGTCACACCGATTCCAAACTTCGTCGCGGGTTACGACGATGGTTTGCGTGGTGCGTTGCGAAACGCCTACCAAATGATCAACCCGCACACGGACGTTCAAGTTGTGCCTGTCTCGGCGTCGGGATTGGGTGCTTTTGCCGGCAACAATTCCACCGGGTCGATGAGCCCCAACATGCTGGGCCAGTACAACACTGGTGGCAGCTACGGTTCGGCCGGAGGCTTGGGTTCGCCCAGCGGAATGGGTGGTTTGGGTGGTCAGTCGATGGCTGACTTCAGCCAACTGATGCAGTTGATTCAAACGACGATTGAACCTGAATCGTGGGAAGCCCTCGGTGGCGTCGGCACGATGGCACCGTACCCACAAAACTTGTCGCTGGTTGTCAGCACGACCAGTGATGTGCACGATCAGATTGTTGACTTGTTGGAATCGCTTCGTCGTCTGCAGAACTTGCAGATCACGATCGAAGTTCGCTTCATCACATTGTCTGACACGTTCTTCGAGCAAATCGGCATCGACTTTGACTTGCAGTTCGATGACAACGCACCTGGTTTGCCAGGCGATGACAGCGGACCTGAAATCACGATCGGTTTGGACGCCGATGGAACGCCAACGGCTGACCTCGACATTCGATTCGACAACAACAGCAGCGGTGTGACACCACCCTTTGGTGCTGACCCTGGTGCGATCTCGACCCTCGGGTTTGCGATCTTGAGCGACATCGAAGCTTACTTCTTCTTGCAAGCCGCTCAGGGTGACAGTCGTACGAATGTGATGCAGGCACCTAAGGTGACGCTGTTCGATGGTCAGATCGCGTCGATCCAAGACCAGACATCGCGACCGTTTGTGACCAGTATCGTTCCAGTCGTCGGTGACTTTGCCGTCGCACAGCAGCCGGTCATCGTCGTTCTCGACGAAGGCACACGACTGAACGTGCAAGGTGTTGTTAGTGAAGACAAACGATTCGTTCGCCTGACGCTGATTCCAACCTTCAGCCAAATTGGCGAAGTCAACGAGTTCACCTTCCAAGGCAACTCGACGACTCGCAACACCAGTAATCGCAACGTTGACACCAACGGTGACGGCGTGATCGATGAAGAAGACGAACAAGAAGAAGAAAGCGTCACGCAAGGCACGACGGTTCAGCAACCGACGTTTGCCATCACCACAGTCAACACGACCGTGAGTGTTCCCGATGGCGGCACGATTCTTCTTGGTGGGATCAAACGAATGAGCGAAGGCCGCAACGAACGTGGCGTTCCGTTCCTGAGCAAGATCCCTTACGTCAGCCGATTGTTCCGCAACACCGCGGTCGGTCGTCAGTCGAGTAGCTTGATGATGATGGTCACACCTCGGATCATCATCCAAGAGGAAGAAGAGATCGCCCAAACCGGATTTGATCCGGGTCGCTGA